In Acidaminococcus fermentans DSM 20731, one genomic interval encodes:
- the rimP gene encoding ribosome maturation factor RimP translates to MDKKKITERVTDLAAPIVEEAGLELVDVEYVRERDWFLRVFIDKAGGIDIDDCSAVSNALAKKLDEEDFIKEKYYLEVSSPGIDRPLKKDKDLEAHYGQKVDLAFFAPYEGKKQLTAVLKSHDAEKLVLEDAKKKKLAIERKLIASVRPHIDF, encoded by the coding sequence ATGGACAAAAAGAAAATCACAGAACGGGTGACGGACCTGGCAGCTCCCATTGTGGAGGAAGCCGGGCTGGAACTGGTGGATGTGGAATACGTGCGGGAACGGGACTGGTTCCTGCGGGTATTCATCGACAAGGCGGGCGGCATCGACATCGATGACTGCTCGGCGGTCAGCAATGCGCTGGCCAAGAAGCTGGATGAGGAAGACTTCATTAAAGAGAAGTACTACCTGGAAGTCTCTTCCCCGGGAATCGACCGGCCCCTGAAGAAGGACAAGGACCTGGAAGCCCATTACGGGCAGAAGGTGGACCTGGCCTTCTTTGCCCCCTATGAGGGGAAAAAGCAGCTGACGGCAGTGCTGAAAAGCCACGATGCCGAAAAGCTGGTGCTGGAAGATGCCAAAAAGAAAAAACTGGCCATTGAACGGAAGCTGATCGCTTCGGTACGGCCCCACATCGACTTTTAA
- a CDS encoding pyruvate carboxylase subunit B produces the protein MNNPNPVKIVETVLRDGHQSLCATRMRTSDMLPMLEALDDCGFYALEAWGGATFDSCLRFLNEDPWERLRTIRKHVKKTKLQMLLRGQNILGYNHYADDVVTEFVKRSVDNGIDIIRIFDAFNDTRNLETAMKATKAAGAHAQGTLVYTISPYHKDSDYLKLAKELVEMGADSICIKDMSGLLAPYACASLVEALKKEISIPVNVHSHCTSGMASMTLLKGIEAGADIVDTALSPFAETTSHPCTESLVYTLKGTERDTGIDMDKLGPIADHFKKVRADLVKTFKLPSNISINPKVLSFQIPGGMLSNMLNQLTEMGMADKYEEVLKEVPRVRADLGYPPLVTPSSQIVGTMATMNVMMGRYKMIPNEIQDIVMGKYGKTPGPISEDLKKLVRRWIVKKTGKTVISPITHRPADDIPPQMEKMKADLAAKGYPNASVEDVLSYALFPEVALAFFKNNR, from the coding sequence ATGAACAATCCGAACCCCGTTAAAATCGTGGAAACGGTTCTCCGTGACGGCCATCAGTCCCTGTGTGCCACCCGTATGCGCACCAGCGACATGCTGCCCATGCTGGAAGCCCTGGATGACTGCGGCTTCTATGCCCTGGAAGCCTGGGGCGGCGCCACTTTCGATTCCTGCCTGCGTTTCCTGAACGAAGATCCCTGGGAACGGCTGCGTACAATCCGGAAACATGTGAAGAAAACCAAGCTGCAGATGCTGCTCCGTGGCCAGAACATCCTGGGCTACAACCATTATGCCGATGATGTGGTCACCGAATTCGTCAAACGCAGCGTGGACAACGGGATCGACATCATCCGTATCTTCGATGCCTTCAACGATACCCGGAACCTGGAAACGGCCATGAAAGCCACCAAGGCTGCCGGCGCTCATGCCCAGGGCACCCTGGTATACACCATCAGCCCGTACCACAAGGACAGCGACTATCTGAAGCTGGCCAAGGAACTGGTGGAAATGGGGGCTGACTCCATCTGCATCAAAGACATGTCCGGCCTGCTGGCTCCCTATGCCTGCGCTTCCCTGGTAGAGGCCCTGAAGAAGGAAATCAGCATCCCTGTAAACGTGCACTCTCACTGCACCAGCGGCATGGCTTCCATGACCCTGCTGAAGGGCATCGAAGCCGGTGCGGATATTGTGGATACGGCTCTGTCTCCCTTTGCGGAAACCACCAGCCATCCCTGCACCGAATCCCTGGTGTACACCCTGAAGGGCACCGAAAGAGATACTGGCATCGACATGGACAAACTGGGGCCCATTGCGGACCACTTCAAGAAAGTCCGTGCTGATCTGGTGAAGACCTTCAAGCTGCCCAGCAACATCAGCATTAACCCCAAGGTCCTGAGCTTCCAGATCCCTGGCGGCATGCTGTCCAACATGCTGAACCAGCTCACTGAAATGGGCATGGCCGACAAATACGAAGAAGTGCTGAAGGAAGTGCCCAGAGTCCGGGCCGACCTGGGGTATCCTCCTCTGGTAACTCCTTCCAGCCAGATTGTGGGCACCATGGCCACCATGAACGTCATGATGGGACGGTACAAAATGATCCCCAACGAAATCCAGGATATTGTCATGGGCAAATACGGCAAGACGCCGGGACCCATCAGCGAAGATCTGAAGAAACTGGTTCGCCGCTGGATCGTAAAGAAGACCGGCAAGACCGTGATTTCTCCCATTACCCACAGACCGGCCGACGATATTCCGCCGCAAATGGAAAAGATGAAAGCCGACCTGGCTGCCAAAGGCTATCCCAATGCCTCCGTGGAAGATGTGCTGTCCTATGCCCTGTTCCCGGAAGTGGCCCTGGCCTTCTTCAAGAACAACCGGTAA
- a CDS encoding HTH domain-containing protein gives MSRKLFTEEQIAALRQNPYVYSVSRSTLVLRKSFKEIFYTEYMEGVYPKDVFKKYGFDPAVLGERRIGGALQHIKEEYAKYGCFYEGRRPADRSDTAAKVKPEDDIKALRHEVEYLRQEVEYLKKISAIKNTKR, from the coding sequence ATGAGCAGAAAACTTTTTACTGAGGAGCAGATTGCAGCGTTGCGCCAGAACCCTTATGTGTATAGCGTAAGCCGCTCTACCCTGGTCCTGAGGAAGTCCTTTAAAGAAATCTTTTACACCGAATATATGGAAGGAGTCTATCCTAAAGACGTCTTCAAAAAATACGGCTTTGACCCTGCTGTGCTGGGCGAAAGACGCATTGGCGGTGCTCTCCAGCATATCAAAGAGGAATATGCCAAATATGGTTGTTTCTATGAAGGCAGGAGACCCGCCGACAGGTCTGACACCGCCGCCAAGGTCAAGCCTGAAGATGACATTAAGGCCCTCAGACATGAAGTTGAATACTTGCGGCAGGAAGTGGAATATTTAAAAAAAATTTCCGCGATCAAGAACACAAAAAGGTAG
- a CDS encoding transglycosylase domain-containing protein — translation MTSNKNKNWRNLFGSSSPHKRKKLGGTIFSALMALVLVGFLSVAAFFAVAKFTTAKILTKDMAPMASSQFFDAKGNLITTVNSEEDRIPVTIDKVPKNLQHAFLAAEDIRFYEHGGIDFRGIGRAIYTYIRWGEVQGGSTITQQLAKNYFLTQEQTLSRKLHEAFIALQIEQKYTKNEILEMYMNQIYFGQGAYGVETAANTYFGKHVEDLDLAQSAMIAGIPKSPNYYSPLSNPKAAKARQKTVLEQMTKYGFITKEEADKAYAEPLTYKSLNESPGSKKYFIDYCIQLLVDKFGPDAVYKQGLKVYTTLDPDMQKAAEKAAALTPTYYTDSNKLKQPQSAIVAVDPKTGYIKAMIGGRGTDQFNRAVMAERQPGSSMKPFVYLNALEQGATPGDTVQDSPIPGEWNPQNYDRSFHGTVSYRTALTYSYNVPAIKVAMKYGTEKTIKLAKRLGITTLVEDDDNPAMAVGGLTHGVTPLEMAGAYAGIANMGKFNKPTPIIKILDRNGKVLYEHKTNPTQAVKPESAYMMISMMEDVMTRGTGRGAAISRPCAGKSGTTDNYHDAWFVGFTPNLACAVWIGDDNNESLGGMTGGGQPATLWRAFMSGALDGIPAEDFEKPDGFKMPAPKYEAPKPQPKKQTTKKQDTKKKDSKKEDALPGGGNVPQPPRSGKSSTPPPVRPPKQ, via the coding sequence ATGACAAGCAACAAGAATAAGAACTGGAGGAACCTCTTCGGTTCCTCTTCTCCTCACAAACGAAAGAAGCTGGGGGGGACGATTTTTTCGGCCCTGATGGCTCTGGTGCTGGTGGGCTTCCTTTCGGTGGCCGCCTTCTTTGCGGTGGCCAAGTTCACCACCGCCAAGATCCTCACCAAGGACATGGCACCCATGGCTTCCTCCCAGTTCTTCGACGCCAAGGGCAACCTGATCACTACGGTGAATTCGGAAGAAGACCGGATCCCGGTGACCATCGACAAAGTCCCCAAGAACCTCCAGCATGCGTTCCTGGCGGCAGAAGACATCCGGTTCTATGAACACGGAGGCATCGACTTCCGGGGGATCGGCCGGGCCATCTACACCTACATCCGGTGGGGCGAGGTCCAGGGGGGCAGCACCATCACCCAGCAGCTGGCCAAGAACTACTTCCTGACCCAGGAACAGACCCTGAGCCGGAAGCTCCATGAAGCCTTCATTGCCCTCCAGATCGAACAGAAATACACCAAGAACGAGATCCTGGAGATGTACATGAACCAGATCTACTTCGGCCAGGGGGCTTACGGGGTGGAAACCGCCGCCAACACCTACTTCGGCAAACACGTGGAAGATCTGGATCTGGCCCAGAGTGCCATGATCGCCGGGATCCCCAAGAGCCCCAACTACTACTCCCCCCTGTCCAACCCCAAGGCCGCCAAGGCCCGGCAGAAGACGGTGCTGGAGCAGATGACCAAATACGGGTTCATCACCAAGGAAGAAGCCGACAAGGCCTATGCGGAGCCCCTGACCTACAAGAGCCTCAATGAATCTCCCGGCTCCAAGAAATACTTCATCGATTACTGCATCCAGCTGCTGGTGGACAAGTTCGGTCCCGACGCCGTGTACAAGCAGGGCCTGAAAGTCTACACCACCCTGGATCCGGATATGCAGAAGGCTGCGGAAAAAGCCGCCGCCCTCACTCCCACCTACTACACCGACAGCAACAAGCTGAAACAGCCCCAGAGCGCCATTGTGGCCGTTGATCCCAAGACCGGCTACATCAAGGCCATGATCGGGGGCCGGGGCACCGACCAGTTCAACCGTGCCGTCATGGCGGAACGGCAGCCCGGTTCCTCCATGAAACCCTTTGTGTATCTGAACGCCCTGGAACAGGGAGCCACCCCCGGGGACACCGTACAGGATTCTCCGATCCCCGGCGAATGGAATCCCCAGAACTATGACCGGAGCTTCCACGGCACCGTCAGCTACCGGACGGCCCTCACCTATTCCTACAATGTGCCCGCCATCAAGGTGGCCATGAAGTACGGTACGGAAAAGACCATCAAGCTGGCCAAGCGGCTGGGCATCACCACCCTGGTGGAGGATGACGACAATCCGGCCATGGCCGTAGGGGGCCTGACCCACGGGGTCACCCCGCTGGAAATGGCCGGTGCCTATGCGGGCATCGCCAACATGGGGAAATTCAATAAACCCACCCCCATCATCAAAATCCTGGACCGGAACGGCAAAGTGCTCTATGAACACAAGACCAATCCCACCCAGGCTGTGAAACCGGAAAGCGCCTACATGATGATCTCCATGATGGAAGACGTCATGACCCGGGGCACCGGCCGTGGTGCCGCCATCAGCCGGCCCTGCGCCGGGAAATCCGGGACCACCGACAATTACCACGATGCCTGGTTCGTGGGCTTCACCCCCAACCTGGCCTGTGCCGTATGGATCGGGGATGACAACAATGAATCCCTGGGCGGCATGACCGGGGGCGGCCAGCCGGCCACCCTGTGGCGTGCCTTCATGAGCGGTGCTCTGGACGGCATTCCTGCTGAAGACTTCGAAAAACCGGACGGCTTCAAGATGCCGGCGCCGAAGTATGAAGCCCCCAAGCCCCAGCCCAAGAAACAGACCACCAAGAAACAGGATACCAAGAAAAAGGACAGCAAGAAGGAAGACGCCCTGCCGGGAGGCGGGAACGTTCCCCAGCCGCCCCGGTCCGGCAAGAGCTCCACGCCCCCGCCGGTACGGCCGCCGAAACAGTGA
- a CDS encoding M20 family metallopeptidase, translating to MEREKIKESWEKRREELCRMADQIYDWAEVGLEETKSSALLEDYLEQQGFAVEKGVGTLPTAFRATWKQGEGGPRLGFLCEYDALEGMGHGCGHHLQGPSVIGAALAVRDRFAGKGVPFSLVIYGTPAEETIGGKTVMMEQGCFQDIDIALMMHAAPTTCVDVKSMANKSYRVEFHGVRAHAAMSPEQGRSAFDAALLSFNAIEFLREHVNEDTRMHYTVRDAGGPANVVPDRTLAQYELRSYDTGYLRSLEPRFLDILKGACLMTGTTHTITETHEFYAKIPCLTLNDLVMEQARAFGAPQLSEPRQKTGSTDFGIILYHMPGTCIRVAFVPEGTPAHSEVYLKAGKTEAAHKAIGYGSQILAAACCSILEDPEKLTAMWEEFRKRKASH from the coding sequence ATGGAACGGGAAAAAATCAAGGAAAGCTGGGAAAAACGCCGGGAAGAACTGTGCCGCATGGCGGACCAGATCTATGACTGGGCGGAAGTGGGCCTGGAAGAAACCAAATCCTCCGCCCTGCTGGAAGACTATCTGGAACAACAGGGATTTGCCGTGGAAAAAGGAGTAGGGACCCTGCCCACCGCCTTCCGGGCCACCTGGAAACAGGGAGAGGGAGGACCCCGGCTGGGGTTCCTGTGTGAATACGATGCCCTGGAAGGCATGGGCCATGGCTGCGGCCATCATCTCCAGGGACCTTCCGTCATCGGGGCGGCCCTGGCGGTCCGGGACCGGTTCGCTGGGAAAGGCGTGCCCTTTTCCCTGGTGATCTACGGGACACCGGCGGAAGAGACCATCGGGGGCAAGACGGTGATGATGGAGCAGGGCTGCTTCCAGGACATCGACATCGCCCTGATGATGCACGCCGCGCCCACCACCTGCGTGGATGTAAAGAGCATGGCCAACAAAAGCTATAGGGTGGAATTCCACGGGGTGCGGGCCCATGCGGCCATGAGCCCGGAACAGGGACGGAGCGCCTTTGACGCGGCCCTGCTCAGCTTCAATGCCATCGAATTCCTCCGGGAACATGTGAACGAGGACACCCGGATGCACTACACGGTCCGGGACGCCGGGGGACCGGCCAATGTGGTCCCTGACCGGACCCTGGCCCAGTATGAGCTCCGTTCCTACGATACCGGCTACCTCCGGAGCCTGGAACCCCGGTTCCTGGATATCCTGAAAGGGGCCTGCCTGATGACCGGTACCACCCATACCATCACCGAGACCCACGAATTCTATGCCAAGATCCCCTGTCTGACCCTCAATGACCTGGTGATGGAACAGGCCCGGGCCTTCGGGGCGCCCCAGCTGTCGGAACCCCGGCAGAAAACCGGTTCCACGGATTTCGGCATCATCCTGTACCACATGCCCGGCACCTGCATCCGGGTGGCCTTTGTGCCGGAAGGGACCCCGGCCCATTCCGAAGTCTATCTGAAGGCCGGGAAGACGGAAGCCGCCCATAAGGCCATCGGCTATGGCAGCCAGATCCTGGCCGCCGCCTGCTGCTCCATCCTGGAAGACCCGGAAAAGCTCACCGCCATGTGGGAAGAATTCCGGAAAAGAAAAGCTTCACACTGA
- the mmuM gene encoding homocysteine S-methyltransferase: MRQTLKNILDQNKILVIDGSMGTALENLGADLNNSLWTARVLANRPELVKQVHLDYFRAGADAGITCSYQASIPGLVANGFTEQEAEELITRSVTIFQEARQEWWDREGKAAGRAWPLCLAGVGPYGAYLADGSEYRGHYGVSREDLEKFHRRRAELLWQAGADVLLFETQPSLEEALVEVSIAKDLGAAFWVSFSCRDGLHICEGTPIREAAAEVVRQFPEVEALGVNCTKPEYLVSLIGELKTASDRPIFVYPNSGEEYDPVTKTWHGVGTDRKFGDYALEYMKAGAVAVGGCCTTVADHVRQVAAAREQFLGEA, translated from the coding sequence ATGAGACAGACACTGAAGAATATCCTGGACCAGAACAAGATCCTGGTCATTGACGGCTCCATGGGCACGGCCCTGGAAAACCTGGGAGCGGATCTGAACAACAGCCTGTGGACCGCCCGGGTGCTGGCCAACCGGCCGGAACTGGTGAAACAGGTCCATCTGGATTATTTCCGGGCCGGGGCCGATGCGGGGATTACCTGCAGCTACCAGGCTTCCATCCCGGGGCTTGTGGCCAACGGCTTTACGGAACAGGAAGCGGAAGAGCTGATCACCCGGTCCGTGACCATTTTCCAGGAAGCCCGGCAGGAATGGTGGGACCGGGAAGGGAAAGCCGCCGGCCGGGCCTGGCCTCTGTGCCTGGCCGGGGTGGGGCCTTACGGCGCCTATCTGGCGGATGGGTCCGAATACCGGGGCCATTACGGGGTGTCCCGGGAAGATCTGGAAAAATTCCATCGGCGCCGGGCGGAACTGCTGTGGCAGGCCGGGGCGGATGTGCTGCTGTTCGAGACCCAGCCCTCCCTGGAAGAAGCCCTGGTGGAAGTTTCCATCGCCAAAGATCTGGGAGCCGCCTTCTGGGTGAGCTTCTCCTGCCGGGACGGGCTCCATATCTGCGAAGGGACCCCGATCCGGGAAGCGGCGGCGGAAGTGGTCCGTCAGTTCCCGGAAGTGGAGGCCCTGGGGGTGAACTGCACCAAACCGGAATACCTGGTGAGCCTGATCGGAGAACTGAAAACCGCTTCTGACCGGCCCATATTCGTCTATCCCAACAGCGGAGAAGAATATGACCCGGTGACCAAGACCTGGCATGGAGTGGGCACGGACCGGAAGTTCGGCGATTATGCCCTGGAGTATATGAAGGCCGGAGCCGTGGCCGTAGGGGGCTGCTGCACCACGGTGGCGGATCATGTCCGCCAGGTGGCGGCGGCCCGGGAACAGTTCCTGGGAGAGGCATGA
- a CDS encoding IS3 family transposase, giving the protein MNDSSCVFEIIEKTVSTSENRLSISSLCKMAGVSRSGYYAWVKAEAFRQAQQEQDRKDFELILAAYKRRGYKKGARSIYMELLHMDPPVIMNVKKIRRLMKKFHLLCPIRKANPYRQLAKALKTNTVADNLLQRQFEDYGPRMVLLTDITYLPYNGIFAYLSTILDAYTKQILAYVLSDSLEVDFVVETVNNLIRDHGVSLHAETIVHSDQGCHYTSHSFIDILHDKDLRQSMSRRGNCWDNAPQESFFGRMKDHVKKKIAAAVSFGEVKAIVDDYMDYYNNERYQWELAKLSPNEFYQFVTTGVYPLDIPKMPEVPTLKRRACELGNQLTS; this is encoded by the coding sequence ATGAACGATTCCTCTTGTGTGTTCGAAATCATAGAAAAGACGGTAAGTACCAGCGAGAACAGACTTTCCATCAGCAGTTTATGCAAGATGGCAGGCGTGTCCCGAAGCGGTTATTATGCCTGGGTAAAGGCGGAAGCATTTCGGCAGGCCCAGCAAGAACAGGACCGCAAGGACTTTGAACTGATCCTTGCCGCTTACAAAAGACGAGGGTACAAGAAGGGCGCCCGCAGCATCTATATGGAGCTGCTCCACATGGATCCGCCCGTCATTATGAATGTGAAGAAAATCCGTCGTCTGATGAAAAAGTTCCACCTGCTTTGCCCCATCAGGAAGGCGAATCCCTATCGGCAGCTGGCGAAAGCCCTGAAGACCAATACGGTGGCCGATAATCTGCTGCAGCGCCAGTTTGAGGACTATGGTCCTCGCATGGTACTGCTGACAGATATTACCTATCTTCCTTACAATGGGATCTTTGCTTATCTTTCCACCATACTGGATGCCTATACCAAGCAGATTCTGGCGTATGTCCTCAGCGATTCTTTGGAGGTGGATTTCGTGGTAGAAACGGTGAACAACCTGATTCGAGATCACGGCGTCTCACTGCATGCTGAAACCATCGTGCATTCTGACCAGGGTTGCCATTACACGAGTCACAGCTTCATCGATATCCTCCATGACAAGGATCTCAGACAATCCATGTCACGGCGGGGGAATTGCTGGGACAATGCGCCGCAGGAAAGCTTCTTCGGCCGTATGAAAGACCATGTGAAAAAGAAAATTGCAGCAGCAGTGAGCTTTGGGGAGGTGAAGGCCATCGTAGATGATTACATGGATTATTACAACAACGAGCGCTACCAGTGGGAACTGGCGAAACTGTCGCCAAACGAGTTCTACCAATTTGTAACAACAGGGGTTTATCCGCTCGATATTCCCAAGATGCCCGAGGTTCCTACATTGAAGCGGAGAGCCTGTGAGCTGGGGAACCAGCTCACCTCATAA
- the rnpM gene encoding RNase P modulator RnpM: MKVKKIPQRTCIGCGEIHNKKEMVRIVRSPEGAVSLDRSGKKPGRGAYVCPNAGCIEKAFQSKSLERALQVKVSPETKEALLAELSHENGQ, translated from the coding sequence ATGAAAGTGAAGAAGATTCCCCAGCGGACCTGCATCGGCTGCGGGGAAATCCACAATAAAAAGGAAATGGTCCGGATCGTCCGGTCTCCGGAAGGAGCCGTGAGCCTGGACCGTTCCGGCAAGAAACCGGGCCGGGGGGCCTATGTGTGCCCCAACGCCGGCTGCATCGAAAAGGCCTTCCAGAGCAAAAGCCTGGAACGGGCCCTGCAGGTGAAGGTTTCTCCGGAAACGAAGGAAGCATTGCTGGCGGAGCTGTCCCATGAAAACGGACAATGA
- the nusA gene encoding transcription termination factor NusA codes for MNADFVKAIALLAKEKSISPDVLYSAVEEALITAYKKNYGSAQNVRVSMHKETGEIHVYARKNIVEEVTDPTTEISLEDAQKMNAHYQAGDILETEVTPKNFGRIAAQNAKQVIVQRIREAERGMVYERYSDRENDIVTGTVQRIEGRNVFIDLGTAEGLLLPNEQIPHETYDYHQRLKCYVVEVKKTTKGPQIILSRTHPGLLKRLFELEVSEIQDGTVIIDSVAREPGMRSKIAVHSTNPSVDPVGACVGPKGMRVRTIVDELRGEKIDIVKYSEDPEEYVANALSPSKVVSARADKDEKICRVVVPDYQLSLAIGKEGQNARLAAKLTGWKIDIKSESQAAAAEAAQAQEAPEESGEDA; via the coding sequence GTGAATGCGGATTTCGTGAAAGCCATTGCGCTCCTGGCCAAGGAGAAAAGCATTTCTCCCGACGTACTGTACAGTGCAGTGGAGGAAGCCCTGATCACCGCTTACAAGAAAAACTACGGTTCTGCCCAGAATGTACGGGTTTCCATGCATAAAGAAACCGGGGAGATCCATGTCTATGCCCGGAAGAACATTGTGGAGGAAGTCACGGATCCCACCACGGAAATCAGCCTGGAAGACGCCCAGAAAATGAACGCCCACTACCAGGCCGGGGATATCCTGGAAACGGAAGTGACCCCCAAGAACTTCGGCCGGATTGCCGCCCAGAACGCCAAGCAGGTGATCGTCCAGCGGATCCGGGAAGCGGAACGGGGGATGGTGTACGAACGGTATTCCGACCGGGAAAACGACATCGTCACCGGGACGGTACAGCGGATCGAAGGCCGCAACGTGTTCATCGACCTGGGCACGGCGGAAGGCCTGCTGCTGCCCAATGAACAGATCCCCCATGAAACCTACGACTACCATCAGCGGCTGAAATGCTATGTGGTAGAAGTGAAAAAGACCACCAAGGGACCCCAGATCATCCTGTCCCGGACCCATCCCGGCCTGCTGAAACGGCTGTTCGAGCTGGAAGTGTCCGAAATCCAGGATGGCACCGTGATCATCGACAGCGTGGCCCGGGAACCGGGGATGCGCAGCAAGATCGCCGTCCACAGCACCAATCCCAGCGTGGATCCGGTGGGCGCCTGCGTGGGCCCCAAGGGCATGCGGGTACGGACCATCGTGGACGAACTCCGGGGCGAAAAGATCGACATCGTGAAGTACAGCGAAGATCCGGAAGAATACGTGGCCAACGCCCTGTCTCCTTCCAAGGTGGTCTCTGCCCGGGCGGACAAGGACGAAAAGATCTGCCGGGTGGTGGTGCCTGATTACCAGCTGTCCCTGGCCATCGGCAAGGAAGGGCAGAACGCCCGTCTGGCCGCCAAACTCACCGGCTGGAAGATCGATATCAAGAGCGAATCCCAGGCGGCGGCTGCCGAAGCTGCCCAGGCTCAGGAAGCCCCTGAGGAAAGTGGTGAGGACGCATGA
- a CDS encoding alanine/glycine:cation symporter family protein, producing MTVVLVGMGLYLSLRFRFYYNFRHWGFHFRNTFGKMFQKGEGHGTVSGFAAACTAMANTIGVGNIGGVATAIVSGGPGAVFWMWVSGCLGMSTKACEIILGQRFRVKYSKSMDEYMCDRSFVMKNALGWKRGALLLSVACFTLGPWTCSVQTESVVGALKEAFGIPPVYAAAFLGITCFATIFGGLRRISQVMERVVPVMALLYILGGVAILLQNWQEVPGALALIVRSAFSPTAAAGGFAGATVKDAMRYGIARGLYSNDAGTGYGIIAHASARTDHPVRQASWGWGEVFLDTIVVCSVTALSLILTHAYTDFPGLDSARLTTAAFRVSFGEPGAWFLALAITVFAWTTIIGMYYSCEKSVNYAFGDTRRNRIGTRLYMFYYMIPCVVLYHAKADALWAMTDILSAIYVMITILFIVTQQKEIFRLFDDFWFRFLPAKERGENPPVVSYGTVEDERRVKSAE from the coding sequence ATGACGGTGGTCCTGGTGGGCATGGGGCTGTATCTGAGCCTCCGGTTCCGCTTTTATTACAATTTCCGCCACTGGGGGTTCCATTTCCGGAACACCTTCGGCAAAATGTTCCAGAAAGGGGAGGGCCATGGCACGGTTTCCGGCTTTGCCGCCGCCTGCACCGCCATGGCCAACACCATCGGGGTGGGGAACATCGGCGGGGTGGCTACGGCCATTGTGTCCGGGGGACCGGGGGCCGTATTCTGGATGTGGGTGTCCGGCTGTCTGGGCATGTCCACCAAAGCCTGTGAGATCATCCTGGGCCAGCGGTTCCGGGTGAAATATTCCAAATCCATGGACGAATACATGTGCGACCGGTCCTTTGTGATGAAAAACGCCCTGGGCTGGAAACGAGGCGCCCTGCTCCTGTCCGTGGCCTGCTTCACCCTGGGCCCCTGGACCTGCTCCGTCCAGACCGAATCGGTAGTGGGGGCCCTGAAGGAAGCCTTCGGGATCCCGCCGGTGTACGCTGCAGCGTTTCTGGGAATCACCTGTTTTGCCACCATCTTCGGGGGTCTCCGGCGGATCTCCCAGGTGATGGAACGGGTGGTGCCGGTGATGGCCCTGCTGTACATCCTGGGAGGAGTGGCCATCCTGCTCCAGAACTGGCAGGAGGTACCCGGGGCCCTGGCCCTGATCGTCCGCAGCGCCTTCAGTCCTACGGCTGCCGCCGGGGGCTTTGCGGGAGCCACCGTGAAGGATGCCATGCGCTACGGCATTGCCCGGGGACTGTATTCCAATGATGCAGGCACTGGCTACGGGATCATCGCCCATGCCTCGGCCCGGACGGATCATCCGGTGCGCCAGGCTTCCTGGGGCTGGGGGGAAGTGTTCCTGGACACCATCGTGGTGTGTTCCGTTACGGCCCTTTCCCTGATCCTGACCCATGCCTATACGGATTTCCCCGGCCTGGACAGTGCCCGGCTCACCACCGCCGCCTTCCGGGTCTCTTTCGGGGAACCGGGGGCCTGGTTCCTGGCCCTGGCCATTACAGTCTTTGCCTGGACCACCATCATCGGCATGTATTACAGCTGTGAGAAATCCGTCAACTACGCCTTCGGGGACACCCGGCGGAACAGAATCGGCACCCGGCTGTACATGTTCTACTACATGATCCCCTGTGTGGTGCTCTATCATGCCAAAGCCGATGCCCTGTGGGCCATGACGGACATCCTGTCCGCCATCTATGTGATGATCACCATCCTGTTCATCGTCACCCAGCAGAAGGAAATCTTCCGGCTGTTCGATGATTTCTGGTTCCGGTTCCTGCCGGCCAAAGAACGGGGCGAAAATCCCCCGGTGGTCTCCTACGGGACTGTGGAGGATGAGAGAAGAGTGAAGAGTGCAGAGTGA